From a single Nicotiana tomentosiformis chromosome 2, ASM39032v3, whole genome shotgun sequence genomic region:
- the LOC104118701 gene encoding UDP-glycosyltransferase 43-like encodes MKKAKVVFISTPALGNLVPTIEFAKHLTQTNQNFSATILLINIPQRPLVQSYNDFLAATATTGNVHFLSLPTADPPSLDQFDATIGFLSLLIQNHTSQVKDALVNLISDSDSDSGQVVGFFIDMFCTPFIDVAKELNIPCYLYFASPATFLSFMCHLSSLDAQVSVNTEFKDSATHFNILGFSNPVPVNCFPSFMLKRKIDGYSWFLHHARRYKETKGIVVNTFQELESYCLNSLASAVADVVPPVYPIGPVLDHNGPAQWHQDLWGHENVMKWLDNQAPSSVLFLSFGSMGSLNISQVKEIAKGLEKSGYPFLWAIREAPKDKRELPNDYTNLEEILPYGFLEATKGKGLICGLVPQVTILAHKAIGGFVSHCGWNSILESLYYGVPIGTWPVYAEQHLNAFEMVKELNLAVEITMDYRDGTTLVSSEKVANGVKNLMDGEGEVRQRFKKMSEKCKEVWKENGSSSVFLGQLIDKLLAVI; translated from the coding sequence ATGAAAAAAGCAAAGGTAGTGTTCATTTCAACACCAGCACTTGGCAACCTTGTTCCAACCATTGAGTTTGCTAAACACTTGACTCAAACAAACCAAAACTTTTCAGCCACCATACTCTTAATCAACATCCCTCAAAGGCCACTTGTTCAATCCTACAATGACTTCCTCGCCGCCACCGCCACCACCGGAAACGTCCATTTCCTCTCCCTCCCCACGGCGGATCCGCCGTCCCTCGATCAATTTGATGCCACTATAGGCTTCTTATCACTATTGATACAAAATCATACATCACAAGTCAAAGATGCACTTGTTAACCTTATTTCAGACTCAGACTCAGACTCGGGCCAAGTTGTTGGATTCTTTATTGACATGTTTTGTACTCCATTTATTGATGTTGCTAAGGAACTAAACATCCCATGTTATCTTTACTTTGCTTCCCCTGCTACTTTCTTAAGCTTCATGTGTCACCTCTCAAGTTTAGATGCTCAAGTTAGTGTTAACACTGAGTTCAAAGATTCAGCCACTCATTTCAATATTCTTGGTTTTTCCAATCCTGTCCCTGTAAATTGTTTCCCTTCATTTATGCTAAAGAGAAAAATAGATGGTTACTCTTGGTTCCTACATCATGCAAGAAGGTACAAAGAAACCAAGGGTATTGTTGTAAATACATTTCAAGAACTTGAATCTTATTGTTTAAACTCACTGGCAAGTGCTGTTGCTGATGTTGTACCACCAGTTTATCCTATTGGACCAGTGCTAGACCATAATGGACCAGCTCAATGGCATCAAGATTTGTGGGGTCATGAAAATGTAATGAAATGGCTTGATAATCAAGCTCCATCATCAGTACTTTTCTTGAGTTTTGGAAGTATGGGAAGTCTTAATATTTCACAAGTGAAAGAAATAGCAAAAGGTTTGGAAAAATCAGGGTATCCTTTTTTGTGGGCAATTAGGGAAGCACCGAAGGACAAGAGAGAACTTCCAAATGATTATACTAATCTAGAGGAAATTTTACCATATGGTTTTTTAGAAGCAACAAAAGGGAAAGGTTTAATATGTGGGTTGGTCCCACAAGTGACAATCTTGGCCCACAAAGCCATTGGAGGATTTGTGTCACATTGTGGTTGGAATTCAATTCTTGAAAGTTTATACTATGGGGTGCCAATTGGGACATGGCCTGTATATGCTGAGCAACACTTGAATGCATTTGAGATGGTGAAAGAGTTAAATTTGGCTGTGGAAATCACAATGGATTATAGAGATGGTACCACATTGGTTTCATCAGAGAAAGTGGCAAATGGGGTTAAAAATTTGATGGATGGTGAGGGTGAGGTGAGACAAAGGTTTAAGAAGATGAGTGAAAAATGCAAGGAAGTTTGGAAGGAAAATGGCTCATCTTCTGTTTTTCTAGGACAGTTGATTGATAAATTATTGGCTGTGATTTGA